From a region of the Enterobacter sp. JBIWA008 genome:
- a CDS encoding tail protein X — protein MKVRAHQYDTVDALCWRHYGRTQGVTEQVLQANPGLAEYGPFLPHGLQVELPDITVSTTAQTVQLWD, from the coding sequence ATGAAAGTGCGTGCGCATCAGTATGACACGGTGGACGCACTTTGCTGGCGCCATTACGGGCGCACGCAGGGAGTCACTGAGCAGGTGCTGCAGGCGAATCCGGGGCTGGCTGAATATGGCCCCTTTTTACCGCACGGGCTGCAGGTGGAGCTGCCGGATATCACGGTGTCAACCACTGCGCAGACTGTCCAGTTATGGGACTGA
- a CDS encoding head completion/stabilization protein — MQFVSPEQAGESTQDVIKNTSFWPDVRVSEFRRDMRMDGSVTDPRLRLALLTAIAEVNADLYEFREKQRAQGYASLADVPADVIDGESQRLMLYRRAVFCWAKANLVERYRDFDATGDGSKKAEDIETTLGELWRDVRWAESRLRDMPHMTVELI, encoded by the coding sequence ATGCAATTCGTTTCGCCGGAACAGGCCGGGGAAAGTACCCAGGACGTTATTAAAAACACCAGTTTCTGGCCTGATGTCAGGGTTTCAGAGTTCCGCCGTGATATGCGCATGGATGGGAGTGTCACCGATCCACGCCTGCGTCTGGCGTTGCTGACAGCGATTGCTGAAGTTAACGCCGATCTTTATGAGTTCCGCGAGAAACAACGGGCGCAGGGGTATGCGAGCCTGGCCGACGTCCCTGCTGATGTGATCGACGGCGAAAGCCAGCGGCTCATGCTGTATCGCCGTGCGGTGTTTTGCTGGGCAAAAGCAAATCTGGTTGAGCGCTATCGCGATTTTGACGCAACAGGCGACGGAAGCAAGAAAGCCGAAGATATCGAAACAACCTTAGGCGAGCTGTGGCGCGATGTGCGCTGGGCGGAGTCCCGCCTGCGCGATATGCCGCATATGACGGTGGAGCTGATTTGA
- the gpM gene encoding phage terminase small subunit has product MNPFRAHTQYVQAQDAARQGGSNASLTGYNQMLLQLTEHRRRLKTVQSNERKAQLKREFLPAYASWIAGLLDADASGQDDVAMYVMIWRIDAGDYTGALDIARHAIKYGWVLPQRFNRTCGTAVAEEFADAAMRAFSAGESFSAAILTQVLDIVEGQDMPDQSRARLHKAMGYALRDNDQAVAALNHLKRALQLDNSSGVKTEINKLESRLRQAMSA; this is encoded by the coding sequence ATGAATCCGTTCCGTGCTCACACTCAGTATGTACAGGCACAGGATGCCGCCCGGCAGGGCGGCAGTAATGCCAGCCTGACGGGCTACAACCAGATGCTGTTACAGCTGACAGAACACCGCAGGCGCCTTAAAACCGTCCAGTCAAATGAGCGCAAGGCTCAGCTCAAACGTGAGTTTCTTCCCGCTTATGCCTCATGGATTGCCGGTTTACTGGATGCTGACGCGTCAGGCCAGGACGACGTGGCGATGTACGTCATGATCTGGCGCATTGATGCCGGAGACTATACCGGCGCGCTGGACATTGCCCGCCATGCCATTAAATACGGCTGGGTCCTGCCGCAGCGATTCAACCGGACCTGCGGGACCGCTGTTGCGGAAGAGTTTGCCGACGCGGCAATGCGCGCATTTTCTGCCGGTGAATCATTCAGTGCCGCCATTCTTACCCAGGTGCTCGATATCGTTGAAGGTCAGGATATGCCGGATCAGTCCCGCGCCCGGCTTCATAAGGCGATGGGCTACGCGCTGCGGGATAACGATCAGGCAGTGGCGGCACTTAACCATCTGAAGCGTGCCCTGCAGCTGGATAACAGTTCTGGCGTCAAAACCGAAATCAACAAGCTTGAAAGCCGATTGCGACAGGCAATGTCGGCTTAA
- a CDS encoding phage major capsid protein, P2 family produces the protein MKKETRFKFNGYLTQLAKLNGVSVSDIASKYTAEPSVAQTLETKIQESSSFLQKINIIPVDEQSGERLGLGIGSSIAGNTDTTQKDREPVDPTYIDGEGYKCTQTNSDTALPYAKLDLWAKFQDFQTRIRDAIITRQALDRIMIGFNGVKREKTSDRATYPLLQDVNIGWLEKIRQEKPVQVMDKIVSEGEVISQTIRVGKGGDFLNLDALVMGAVNEKIAPWYQEDTELVVIVGRQLLADKYFPIVNRDQPNSEALAADLIVSQKRIGNLPAVRAPFFPANAMLITRLDNLSIYWQSGSRRRSVIDNPKRDRVENFESVNEAYVVEDYDGVCLVENIELLPVQAGGNASPALTTETIQEIVTAAVKGALDAQAAGGAGAGA, from the coding sequence ATGAAAAAAGAGACACGTTTTAAATTCAACGGCTATCTGACGCAGCTCGCCAAACTCAACGGCGTATCTGTGAGCGATATCGCCTCGAAATATACGGCTGAGCCGTCAGTGGCGCAGACGCTGGAAACGAAAATCCAGGAGTCTTCCTCGTTCCTGCAGAAAATCAACATTATCCCGGTTGATGAACAGTCCGGCGAGCGTCTGGGGCTGGGTATCGGTTCCAGTATTGCCGGAAATACTGATACCACTCAAAAAGACCGTGAACCCGTTGATCCGACTTACATCGACGGTGAAGGGTACAAGTGTACCCAGACTAACTCTGATACGGCGCTGCCTTATGCGAAGCTGGATTTATGGGCCAAATTCCAGGACTTCCAGACGCGCATCCGTGACGCCATCATTACCCGCCAGGCGCTTGACCGCATCATGATCGGCTTCAACGGCGTGAAGCGTGAGAAAACGTCAGACCGCGCGACCTATCCACTGCTGCAGGATGTGAATATCGGCTGGCTGGAGAAAATCCGCCAGGAGAAACCCGTCCAGGTAATGGATAAGATCGTGTCCGAAGGCGAGGTGATTTCTCAGACTATCCGTGTTGGTAAAGGCGGTGATTTCCTGAATCTGGACGCGCTGGTTATGGGCGCCGTGAATGAGAAAATCGCGCCGTGGTATCAGGAAGATACGGAGCTTGTGGTTATCGTCGGGCGCCAGTTACTGGCGGATAAATATTTCCCGATCGTCAACCGTGACCAGCCAAACAGCGAAGCGCTGGCGGCAGATCTTATCGTCAGCCAGAAGCGTATCGGCAACCTCCCGGCCGTTCGCGCGCCGTTCTTCCCGGCGAATGCTATGCTGATCACCCGCCTGGATAACCTGTCTATTTACTGGCAATCAGGCTCCCGCCGCCGTTCGGTCATCGACAATCCGAAGCGTGACCGCGTGGAGAACTTCGAGTCCGTTAACGAGGCGTATGTTGTCGAAGATTACGACGGCGTTTGCCTGGTTGAGAACATCGAGCTGTTGCCCGTGCAGGCAGGTGGCAATGCCAGCCCAGCGCTGACAACTGAAACCATCCAGGAAATCGTCACGGCAGCGGTGAAAGGCGCGCTTGATGCGCAGGCAGCTGGCGGTGCTGGCGCCGGAGCGTGA
- a CDS encoding GPO family capsid scaffolding protein has protein sequence MAKKSKRFRIGVEGATTDGRVIERDWITQMAASYNPQVYTALINMEHIKGFTPDGPFRRFGMVEKLEAEEITEGALSGKMALYGWIAPTDDLVTMTGNWQKLFTSMEVNTSFADTGSAYLVGLAVTDDPASLGTEMLQFSASAEHNPLARRKLDKDNLFTAALETLIEFEDVPEKTSLFTRVKELLSRKGADDNARFADVNQAVETIAREHQVLAEQVGTHQTDFSNKLSDMQKVVDETTSALSTLREQLSTQDSRSERRPNATGNNGAEQTTDC, from the coding sequence ATGGCAAAAAAATCTAAGCGTTTTCGTATTGGGGTCGAAGGGGCCACCACTGACGGGCGCGTTATTGAACGTGACTGGATCACCCAGATGGCGGCGAGCTATAACCCGCAGGTATACACCGCGCTGATCAATATGGAACACATCAAGGGTTTTACCCCTGATGGGCCTTTCCGTCGTTTTGGCATGGTGGAAAAACTGGAAGCGGAAGAAATCACCGAAGGGGCCTTGTCCGGGAAGATGGCGCTGTATGGCTGGATTGCCCCGACGGACGATCTGGTCACCATGACCGGTAACTGGCAGAAGCTTTTCACCTCAATGGAAGTTAACACCAGCTTTGCCGATACCGGCTCCGCTTATCTGGTTGGTCTGGCGGTTACTGACGATCCGGCAAGCCTCGGCACTGAAATGCTGCAGTTCAGCGCCAGCGCAGAACATAACCCCCTGGCGCGCCGCAAGCTGGACAAAGACAACCTGTTTACCGCTGCTCTTGAAACGCTAATCGAGTTTGAGGACGTGCCGGAAAAAACCAGCCTGTTTACCCGCGTGAAAGAGCTGCTGTCCCGCAAAGGCGCCGATGATAACGCCCGCTTTGCTGATGTGAATCAGGCTGTTGAAACCATCGCGCGTGAGCATCAGGTGCTGGCGGAGCAGGTCGGCACCCATCAGACCGATTTCAGCAACAAGCTGAGCGATATGCAAAAGGTTGTTGATGAGACAACCAGCGCACTCTCCACCCTGCGTGAGCAGCTTTCCACCCAGGACAGCCGCAGCGAACGCCGCCCTAATGCGACCGGCAATAACGGCGCAGAACAAACCACCGATTGCTGA
- a CDS encoding terminase ATPase subunit family protein — protein sequence MTTLTPADLDPRRQAMLMYFQGYRVARIAEMLGEKVATVHSWKKRDKWGEYGPLDQMQLTTAARYCQLVMKEQKEGKDFKEIDLLARQSERQARIGKFNNGGNEADLNPNVANRNKGPRKPPEKNLFTDEQIEKLEEIFRAGMFEYQRHWWDAGIKHRIRNLLKSRQIGATYYFAREALIDALTTGRNQIFLSASKAQAHVFKQYIIDFAKEVDVELKGDPMVLPNGACLYFLGTNARTAQSYHGNLYLDEYFWIPKFQELRKVASGMALHKKWRQTYFSTPSSLTHSAYPFWSGALFNKGRPKADRVEFDLSHSSLAHGVLCPDGQYRQIVTIEDAVNGGCNLFDLDQLRLEYSPDEYNNLLMCQFVDDLASVFPLALLQSCMVDSWDVWDDFEPLLLRPFAYHPVWIGYDPAKGTQNGDSAGCVVIAPPVVPGGKFRILERHQWRGMDFRAQASAIEEITRRYNVTYIGIDSTGVGDGVYKTVKQFFPAAREFVYNPTVKNALVLKAYDIISGRRLEFDAGMLDIAQSFMSIRRSTTASGNRPTYEAARTEEASHADLAWATMHALYNEPLAGASASTSNIVEIF from the coding sequence ATGACAACACTGACCCCCGCAGACCTCGATCCCCGTCGTCAGGCAATGCTGATGTACTTTCAGGGATACCGTGTAGCCCGCATTGCTGAAATGCTGGGCGAGAAAGTTGCAACCGTTCACAGCTGGAAAAAACGCGATAAGTGGGGCGAATATGGCCCACTGGATCAGATGCAGCTCACCACCGCCGCACGTTACTGCCAGCTCGTCATGAAGGAGCAGAAGGAAGGAAAGGATTTTAAAGAAATTGACCTGCTGGCGCGTCAGTCCGAACGACAGGCCAGGATCGGCAAATTTAACAATGGCGGGAATGAAGCAGACCTGAACCCCAACGTGGCCAACCGCAATAAAGGCCCGCGCAAGCCGCCGGAAAAAAACCTGTTTACCGACGAACAGATCGAAAAGCTGGAAGAGATTTTCCGCGCCGGTATGTTCGAATACCAGCGCCACTGGTGGGACGCTGGTATCAAACACCGTATCCGCAACCTCTTAAAGTCACGCCAGATCGGTGCAACCTACTATTTCGCCCGTGAAGCGTTGATAGACGCCCTGACCACGGGCCGAAATCAAATCTTTCTGTCAGCGAGTAAAGCCCAGGCACACGTTTTTAAACAGTACATCATCGACTTCGCAAAAGAGGTGGATGTTGAGCTGAAAGGCGATCCGATGGTGCTGCCTAACGGCGCCTGTCTTTACTTCCTCGGTACAAATGCCCGTACCGCGCAGAGCTATCACGGCAATCTGTATCTTGATGAGTATTTCTGGATACCGAAATTCCAGGAGCTGCGCAAGGTGGCCTCGGGTATGGCGCTGCACAAAAAATGGCGCCAGACCTATTTCTCTACACCTTCCAGCCTGACGCACAGCGCCTACCCGTTCTGGTCCGGCGCCCTGTTCAATAAAGGGCGCCCGAAAGCCGACAGGGTAGAATTTGACCTTTCTCACAGTAGCCTGGCGCACGGCGTTTTATGCCCTGACGGCCAGTACCGCCAGATAGTCACCATTGAGGATGCCGTAAACGGCGGGTGTAACCTTTTCGACCTGGACCAGCTGCGCCTGGAGTACAGCCCGGACGAATACAACAACCTGCTGATGTGTCAGTTTGTTGACGACCTGGCGTCCGTGTTCCCGCTGGCGTTGCTGCAGTCCTGCATGGTTGACAGCTGGGATGTATGGGACGATTTCGAACCGCTTTTACTGCGTCCGTTTGCATACCACCCGGTCTGGATCGGCTATGACCCGGCAAAAGGAACGCAGAACGGTGACAGCGCCGGTTGCGTTGTCATTGCGCCTCCCGTCGTCCCCGGCGGTAAATTCCGCATCCTTGAGCGTCACCAATGGCGCGGGATGGACTTTCGCGCCCAGGCCTCAGCGATTGAGGAAATCACCAGACGCTACAACGTGACCTACATCGGCATTGATTCGACCGGCGTTGGCGATGGCGTTTACAAAACGGTTAAGCAGTTCTTCCCTGCCGCGCGTGAGTTTGTCTACAACCCGACCGTTAAAAATGCCCTGGTACTTAAAGCCTACGACATCATCAGCGGGCGCCGTCTGGAGTTTGACGCGGGGATGCTGGATATCGCGCAGTCCTTTATGTCCATTCGACGTTCAACCACCGCCAGCGGCAACCGGCCAACCTACGAAGCAGCCCGCACAGAGGAAGCCAGCCACGCGGATTTAGCCTGGGCAACCATGCACGCACTTTATAACGAACCACTGGCAGGAGCTTCCGCCAGTACCAGCAACATCGTGGAGATTTTTTAA